The DNA region GGGACCGGAGAGCCTGGTGCTCGCGCGTCAGGCCCTGGAGGCCGAATCGGATGCCCTGGCGCGGCGGGCGCTCGTGGACGCGGTGGCGCGGCTGTCCCGGCGTTGAGGGGAGGGGATGCGGGTGGCGCGCTTCGACGACAGCCGACCGGAGATGACGCTGGAGGAGTTCCGCCTCCTGCGCGACCACGTCTATTCGCACTGCGGCATCCTCGTGCACGAGGACATGAAGTTCGTCATGGAGCGCAGGCTGTGGCCGCGGCTGGAGGCGCTGGGCGTGTCCGACTTCGGGGCCTATCACCGCTTCCTGCGCCACGACCCGAACCGGCACGCGGAGCTGGAGGCGGCCGTCGAGTCGCTCACCACGCACGAGACGTACTTCTTCCGCGAGCCCTCCCAGCTCAAGGCGTTCCGCGAGGAACTGGTGCCCGTGTTGGAGCGGCGCAACGCGCGTTCGCGCCGCCTGCGGCTGTGGTCGGCGGGCTGCTCCTCCGGGGAGGAGGCCTACACCCTGGCCATGCTCCTGCGGGACGAGCGGCGCTTCGAGGGCTGGGACGTGGAGGTGTACGGCACGGACATCTCCCGGCGCGTGCTGGCGATGGCGCGGCGGGCGGAGTACGGCCCCTCCGCGCTGCGCGCCACGTCCGCGGACCTGCTGGAGCGCTTCTTCGTGCCGGCGGCGAACAACCGGGTGCGGGTGCGTGACGACGTGCGCGCCATGGTGTCCTTCGGTCACCACAACCTGCTGGACGAGGCGGGCAGCCAGCTGGTGACGAAGATGGACGCCGTCTTCTGCCGCAACGTGATGATCTACTTCGACCAGTCGGCGCGGCGACGGGTGCTGCGCATCCTGAGGGATCGGCTGGTGCCGGGCGGCTACCTGCTGCTGGGGCATTCGGAGAACCTGTTGAACCTGGGCGCTGACTTCGAACTGGTCCACCTGCGTGGAGACCTGGTCTATCGCCGGCCCGAGCTGCCGGCCCTCCTGCGGAGCGAGGAGCGATGAGCGCGCGGGACGTGGTGTCGGTGCTCGTCATCGACGACTCGGCGCAGAACCGGCGCACCCTCACGTCGATGCTGGAGTCGTCCGACGACGTCCGCGTGCTGGACCGCGCGGCGGACGGCGAGGAGGGGTTGCGCAAGGTCCTGGAGCTGCGGCCGGACGTGGTGACGCTGGACCTGGAGATGCCCCGGCTGGGCGGCTTCACCTTCCTGCGCCTGTTGATGCGCACCGCGCCCACGCCCGTCATCGTCATCTCCAGCTACGCGCACAAGTCGGACGTCTTCAAGGCGCTGGAGCTGGGCGCGTTCGACTTCATCGCCAAGCCCGCCAGGGGGACCGCCGAGGAGCTGGAGGCGCTGCGCCGCGAGCTGCTGGAGAAGGTCCACGCCGCGCTGCACGTGCGGCCCGGACAGCGCCATGCCGCGCCGGGCGCGCGCGCGCTGGCGGTGGCCGGAGAGCTGCCGCTGGTCGTCGCGGTGGGGGCGTCCACGGGCGGGCCTCCGGCGGTGCAGCGGGTGCTCGAGGGGCTGGCCTCCGAACCGACACCCTGCGTGCTCGTGAGCCAGCACATGCCCGCGCAGTTCACGCGGGCCTTCGCGGAGCGGCTGGACCGCATCGGCCCCTTCACGGTGACGGAGGCCGCCGAGGGAGACACCGTGCAGCCGGGGCATGTGTACATCGCGCCGGGCGGCCGGCACCTGGTGGTCGTGGAGCGAGGCACGCGGCTGGAGCTGCACACGCCGCCCCCCACGCCGCTGGACAAATACGCGCCCAGCGTGGACCGGCTCTTCACCAGCGTGGCGCAGGTGCTGGGGACGGACGCGCTGGCGGTGGTGCTCACCGGCATGGGGGCGGATGGCGCCATGGGCGCACGCGAGGTGCAGCGCGCTGGAGGCGAGGTGTGGGCGGAGTCCGAGGAGACGGCCGTCGTGTTCGGGATGCCGGGAGAGGCCATCGCCACCGGCGCGGTGAAGCGGGTGCTGAGACTGGGAGAAATCGGACCCGCGCTGGCGACGCTGGCGCGGCGGTGGCGATGAGCGGGTGGATGTTCGTCGGGCCGGCGGCGCGGCGTGGGTGCTAGGCTGGGCGGGTCATGACGCAGCAGATTCGAGCCCTGGTGGTGGACGACTCGCAGGCCATGCGCCGCAGCATCATGTATGCGTTGCAGCGTCTGAGCGGCGTCGTCTGCACGGAGGCGCAGGACGGAGCCGAGGGGCTGAAGAAGCTGACCCAGGGGCGGTTCGACCTGGTGTTGACGGACATCAACATGCCGTTGATGGATGGCCTGAAGCTCATCCGTCACATCCGCCAGGCCACGGACCACCGGGACGTGCCCATCGTGGTCATCACCACCGAGGGCGCGGCGGCGGACCGCGAGCGGGCGCTGGCCCTGGGCGCGAGCGCGTACCTCGTCAAGCCCGTGCAGGCGAAGGTCGTCATGGACACGGTCCGCGACCTGCTGAAGCTGGACTGAGGGCCTGGGCGCGATGGACTTCCTGCTGCGCGTGGCGGGCCTGGAGAAGCGCTACGGCGACGTCAAGGCCGTGCAGGGCGTGAGCTTCTCGGTGGCCCCGGGAGAGGTCCTGGGGCTGGTGGGCCCCAACGGCGCCGGGAAGACGTCCACGCTCCGGTGCCTGGCCGGCATCCTCCCTCCCACGGCGGGACGGGTGGTGGTGGCGGGCTACGACCTGGCGAAGGACGCGGTGGACGCCAAGCGACAGCTCGCGTTCCTCCCGGACGAGCCCCGCTTCTTCGAGTACCTCACCGTCTGGGAGCACCTGAACTTCACGGCGCGGCTCTACGGCGTGGAGGACTGGGCGGAGCGCGGCCGCGCGCTGCTGGAGGAGATGGAGCTGGCCGGCAAGGAGAAGGCGCTGCCGGGCGAGCTGTCTCGCGGGATGAAGCAGAAGCTGTCCATCGCCTGTGGCTTCCTGCACTCGCCCCGGCTCATCCTCCTGGACGAGCCGCTCACGGGACTGGACCCCATCGGCATCCGGCGCATGAAGGCTTCGCTGCGACGGCGCGCCGAGGAGGGCGCCGCGCTGGTGCTCTCCTCGCACCTGCTGCCGCTGGTGGAGGAGCTGTGTCACCGGCTGCTCGTCATCGCCGGGGGGCGGACCATGGCGCTGGGCAGCCTCGAGGAGATCCGCGCGCGGCTGAGCGGCCCGGGGGCGGAGCAGGCGACGCTGGAGGACCTGTTCGTCCGCATCACCAGCGCGGCGGGCGGGGAGAAGGCGCCGCCGTGAGCTTCCCGGGCGCGGTGGGGTTCCTGTGGCTCGCGTCGTGGCGCAACCGCCTGCGGCTCCAGCTCCAGCGACTGCGTCGGCCCCGCTACCTCCTCGGCGCCCTGGTGGGGCTGGGCTACGTGTACTCCGTCTTCCTGCGCCGGCTCGACTTCTCCGGGCCGCTGGGGAGCGTGCCACCCGGCGTCCGCCTGTTCGCGGAGCTGTCGCTCGTTGTGTCCGCGCTGGCGACGGTGCTCGGCGCGTGGGCGCTGGGGCCGGACCGGCCCTCGTTGACGTTCTCCGACGCGGAGGTGGTGCAGCTGTTCCCCGCGCCCGTCGAGCGCACGTCGCTCCTGCACTACAAGCTGGCGAGGGGCTGGATGGGGGCGGCGCTCGGCGCCCTCATGGCCACGCTCTTCATCGGCCGGCTGGCGAACCCCTCGCCGGCGCTCTTCTTCGCGGGCTCCCTGCTGGGCCTGGGCACGCTGTACCTGCACACGACGGCGGCGTCCTTCACCCGCACGCGGCTGGCGGCGCGAGGGTGGGTGGGCCAGGGGCTTCGCTGGGGCGGCGTGGGGCTGGCGCTGATGACGGTGGGGTGGGTGGGCTTCCTCGCCCTGGAGGCCCATCCGTTCCCGGAGGACGTGGGCTCCGGCCGGCAGGTGGGGCGCTGGCTCGAGTCCCTCCTGGCGACGCCGGGGGTGAGCGCGCTGTTGTGGCCGGCGCGGCTGCTGGTGGCTCCGTCGTTGGCGCGGGACCTCGCGTCGTTCGTCCACACGTTGCCCCCGGTGGGGGTGATGGTGGTGGCGCACTACGTGTGGCTGCGCGTGGCGGAGGTCCCCTTCGAGGAGGCGGCGGTGCTCCGCGCGGAGTCGCGCACGCGGGAGCGGGCCCTGCGCGGTTCCGGTCGGGGCGGGAAGGCGGGGGCCATCCCCCTGCGCAAGGCGCCGTTCCGATTGGCGGCGCGCGGACGTCCCGAGGTGGCGCTCGTCTGGAAGAACCTCATCGCGCGCAAGCGGCTGGGGGGCGGCGCCTTGTCCCTCGTCGTGTTCCTGCTGACGGGAGGCGTGGTCGCCGCGCTCATGGGGGACGCCCGCCTGTTCACGGACACGCGGCGGGTGCTGGGCCCCCTGGCGCTGACGGCGGCGGTGCTGCTGACGGTGATGGGCCCGAGCGCGTTCCGGATGGACCTGCGGATGGACATGCCCAAGCTGGACCTGTTGCGCGCGCTGCCCCTGGCCGGCTGGCAGGTGGTGGGGGCGGAGCTGGCGGCGTCGGCGCTCGCGGTGGGGGCGTTCCAGGTCGGGTTGCTGGGTGTGGCCCTGGGGATGGGGCCGGGCGTGGAGGACGAAGGGCTGCGTGCCGCGTGGGGCCCGGGACTGCTGTCGCTCGGCTTCGTGCTGCCGGCGGTGTCGCTCGCGGGGCTCTTCGTGCAGAACGCGGCGGTGGTGTTGTTCCCCGCCTGGGTTCCCGCGGACCGGGGTGAGCGGGCGCGGGGCATCGAGGCCCTGGGGCAGCGCTTGTTGACGTTGATGGGCTCGCTGGTGGTGACGCTGGTGGGGCTCGCGCCCGCGTCGCTGGTGGGCCTGGTGGTGGGCTTCCCGCTGTGGCCATCGCTGGAGGTCTGGTCGCTGCCCTGGGCGGCGGCCGCCGCGGCGCTGGTGCTGGTGGCGGAGGTGGGGGTGGGCATCGCCCTGGTGGGCCGGGCTTTCGAACACCTCGACGTGGCCGAGGACCGCCCCGAGTAGCCCGAGGCGTCGGCTCCTGGACGCGAGAGCGCTCCGGCCTTGCGGAGGCCCGGGCCTGGCGCACAGGGTGCGTCGACTCGAGGCACGGGAGCGCGACATGGACGTGGGATTCGTTGGATTGGGCAACATGGGCCTGCCCATGGCGAGGCAGCTGCTCACGGCGGGGCATGCGTTGAGGGTATGGAACCGCACGGCGGCCCGCGCCGACCCCCTGGTGAAGCAGGGCGCGCGTCTGGCCACGTCTCCCGCCGAGGCCGCGCGCGGCGCGCAGGTCGTCTTCAGCATGCTCGCGGACGACCGGGCCGCGGAGGCGGTGGCGCTGGGCGAGGACGGCGTGGGGACGGGGCTCGCGAAGGGGGCGGTGCACGTCTCCTCGAGCACCATCTCCGTGGCGCTGTCGCGCCGGCTGGCGGAGGCGCATGCGCGCGCCGGGCAGGGCTACGTGGCGGCGCCGGTGTTCGGCCGCCCCGAGGCCGCGGAGGCGAAGCAGCTCTGGGTGCTGGCCGCCGGGCCCGCCGGGGACGTGGCGCGCTGCAAGCCGCTGCTGGAGTCGCTGGGGCGGGGCGTCACCGTGCTCGGCGAGGAGGCGTCCGCCGCCAACGTGGTGAAGCTGTCCGGCAACTTCCTCATCGCGTCGATGATGGAGGCGCTCGGCGAGGCGTTCGCGCTCACGCGCAAGGCGGGCCTGGAGCCCACGCGGTTCCTGGAGGTGTTCCAGGCGGTCTTCGCGCGCTCGCCCATCTTCGAGAACTACGCGCGCGCCATCGCCGAGGAGCGCTACAGGCCCGCGGGCTTCGCCATGCACCTGGGGCTGAAGGACGTGGGGCTCGTGCTGGAGGCGGCGCGGGCGGCGCAGGTGCCCATGCCGCTGGCGAGTCTGCTGCGGGACCAGTACCTGGGCGGCGTGGCGCAGGGGCATGGGGACCTGGACTGGTCCGCCCTGGGCGCGCTCATCGCCGCTCGCGCGGGCCTGCCGGGGCCTCGTTGAAACGCGAACCGCCCCGGACACCGTCAGGGTGCCCGGGGCGGCGGGGACCGCGAGCGTCGTGACACCCGGGAGCGTGAGCCCGGGTGTCACGAGGGCCGCTAGCGAGCGTCCGTCTCCGTGACGGGGATGGGGAAGCGCTCGTGCGGGGCGTAGTTGGGGTCGATCTCGCGGGGGAGGGTGTCCAGCTTGTCGTAGCGGCGCAGGTCGATCCACCGGTGGCCGCCCTCGAACAGCAGCGAGTACCGCTTCTGCTTCAGCAGCTCGTCCAGCGCGGCCTCCTTGGTGGTGACGTCCAGGCGGGGCGCCAGGCGGCCGGAGCGGGTGCGGATGTAGTTGATGTCATCCATCGCCACGCCGATCTGCTCCAGGCCGATGTTGGCCTCCGCGCGCAGGAGGATGAGCTCCTCGTTGCGGATGATGGGCACCGGCGAGTCGCTGGTGGGGTAGAGCGTGAAGCGCAGCGTCGTCACCAGCTTGCCGCCACCGCCCTTGACCTCGTCGATCTTCCGCGTCTTGCGCGTGAAGCGGTCGTCCGGCGTGGCGCCATCGGCCTGCTTCTCCGCGTCCGTCTCGATGGACGGGTGGGCGAAGATCTTCTCGGTCAGCAGGCCGTTGTCCAGGTCACCGGAGGCGGCGCGGAACGTGTGGTAGACGCCCACGTTCAGCGACGTGAGCGCCGCGGCCTTGGCGCCATCGTCCGCGGACGCGGTGGCGTCCAGGAACGACTGGCTGAGGGCGTCCAGCGCCACCTGGTACTGGCCCATGTAGACGGCCACGCGAGCGCGGATGGCGCGGTTGAACTTCAGGAACGTCGCCGGCGTGTTGAAGCCATTGAAGCCCGTGCTCAGCCGGAAGGAGAACTTGTCTCCGGCGGCGCCCAGGTGCGTCTGCGCTTCGTCGAGCAGGGAGGCGATGCGCGTGAACACCTCCGCCTTCGTCGCGATGGGGGCGAGCTGACCGAGCGGCAGGTCCACGTCGATGGGCGCGCCGTTCTCGTCCCGGGTGTTGATGACCATGAGCAGGTCGAGCGCCTGGAACGTCTTCGCGAAGCCGCGCACGCCTTCCTTCTCCGCGTCCGTCATGCCCTGGACCTTGTCGAGCGCGGTCAGGAGCGTGTTGGCGTTGCGGATGTTGGCGTAGGGCTGCGTCCAGAAGTTGCCGCCGAAGGCCGGACCGCCCGGGTCGAGCGTGGGACCGAGCAGCTCGTTCACCGTGCGGGGCTCGGAGGAATCGAACACGTAGGCCTCGCGTCCGATGACCCCCAGCTCGGCCACGTAGCCGTTCTGCGTCGCGATGACGACGCGGTGGCCGATGGTCAGTCCCGTGGAGGCGCTGTTGATGCTCGACGGGGTGGGGTTGTCGCGGAAGCCGTCCAGGCTCGGGTTGTTGAGGTCCCCGATGTCCAGGCCGCAGCCCACGAGGCTCAGCGCCGCGCCGAGCGCCACCAGTGTCTTCTTCGTCAGATGCATGTTCATGGCTCAGAACCCGACGTCGAGGGACGTCCAGAAGCTGCGGCTGGGGGGGAAGGGAGCGACGTCGATGTTGCGTGCGATGGCCTGGTTGCCGAAGTTGCTCACCTCGGGGTCGAGGCCGGAGTAGCTGGTGAAGGTCAGCAGGTTGCGACCGCTGACGCTCAGGCGGGCCGTTTGGAGCTTCGGAATCGCGGACACCCAGGACTTGGGCAGGTTGTACGCGATGGTCACCTCACGCAGCTTCAGGAACGTGGCGTCCTCCACGTAGACGCTCGCGTTGCTGTTGGCCCAGTCCGTCGCGCGCTGGCGACCGCGGCTCACGTAGTCCTCGGACGTGCCCGCGTCGTCGTACAGGAAGCGGGTCAGGTTGATGATGTCGCTGCCCTGCTGCCAGTGCCAGAGGAAGGACAGGCTCACGTCGCCGTACTTGAGCGTGTTGGCGAAGCCCAGGGTGAAGGTGGGCTCGGTGTCGCCGATCTTCTTCACGATGGGACGGCCGTTCTCGTCCACGCCCATGTTGCCGACGATCTGCGTCGCCGAGGCGCCTTCCTGGATGAAGAACGAACCGAGCGAGTTGCCGAAGCCGCCCGCCGCGAACGGAGCGACCGGCAGGCTGGTCACCTTGCTGCGGTTGAGGGCGAAGGTGGCGGACGAGGTCCACTCGAAGTTGCCGCGCACCGGCGTCACCTGCAGCATGGCCTCGATGCCGCGGTTGCGCAGCGAGCCGCCGTTGGTGAACTGGGTGGTGAAGCCCGTGGAGCCCGGCAGCGTGCGCTGCAGGAGCAGGTCGCTGATGGCGCGCTGGTAGACGGTCAGCTCGGCCACCAGGTCGCCGCCGAGGAACATCGCGTCGACACCGGCCTCGATCTCCCGCTGGCGCTCCGGACGGATGTTGGGGTCGCCGGCCACGCCCGTGCCGACGAGGCCCGGGGTGCCCTGCACGTTACCCAGCGCGCTCATGCCGCTGAACTTCATGCCGTAGGTCGGCTGGTTGCCCGTCTCACCGTAGGCCAGGCGGACCTTGAGCTCGTTCACCAGTGGGTGGAACGAAGGGATGCGGTACGCGGAGGCCAGCTTCGGGTAGAGGAAGAGCTTGTTGGTGTTGCCGTTGGCGCTGCTCTGCTCGGCGCGGATGGCGCCGACCAGGGTCAGCCGCTCGTCGAGCGTGATCACTTCCTCCTGGAGGTAGTAGCCACGGTCACGCACGTGCTGCGCGTTGTCGCGCACGCCAATCACCGTGCCGGAGTCCACGCCCGGCTGGCCGGCGTTGAGGTTGCGGCTGACGATGTACGTGGTGTCGATGCGGCGCTCCTCGAACTGGACGCCGCCGGAGGTGGTGGCGCTCAGGACGCGCGAGGCCGGCCGGTACGTGTGGACGAGGTTGATGCCCCCGTTCAGGTTGCGCACCTGGCTGGTGCCGTACAGCGACGTGCCCGGGAAGGTGTCGACCGGCTCGAAGTTGAGCTCGGGCGGGAATACCAGGCGGTTCTCCTGCTGGAAGCGGTCCACGCCGGCGTTGGCGAGCAGCCGCAGGTGGTTCTCGTCCGTCTTCCACAGGTGGATGGTGGCGTCGCCGGAGCCGATCAGGCGCCACACGTCCTCGTCGTTCCGCGTCAGCGCCGCCGTCTGCAGCGGGTTGGAGCCGTTGGGGACGAACGGGTTGCGCGGGAAGACACCGTTCGCGTCCGCGCGGAGGTCCACGAAGCTGGGCGCGGTCGGCATCACCATGTAGTACGACACGCTCGCGTTGTCGTTGTTGGTCAGGCCGCGCTGACCCAGCGAGTGGATGAGGTTGGTGGCGACGTTGACCTCCACCGTGTCGCCAATCGTCTGCCCCAGGTTGAGGCGGAACGACTGCTTCTCGTAGCCGGTGTTGGCGATGATGCCCTCGTCGTTGCGCAAGAGCGCGGACGCGAAGTACTTCGTGTTGCCGGTCGCGCCGCTCACGCTGGCGATCGTCTCGGAGGACAGGTCGCGTCGTCCGGACAGCTCCGCCTCGTGGTCGTAGTTGCGGCCGGGCGTGTAGTACTCCAGCGCGTCCTCGCCGAAGGTGTCGACGACCTCCTGCGCGGAGTTGAACTTACGGGTGCCCAGCTTGTTGGCCAGGGTGTACATGCCGAGCCGCTGGGTGATGTCGACCTTGGGCTCGCCCGCGCGGCCGCGCTTGGTGTTGATGATGACGACGCCGTTGGAGGCCTTGGAGCCGTAGATGGCGGCGGCGGACGCGCCCTTGAGGACCTCGATGCTCTCGATGTCGTTGGGGTTGATGTCCGCGATGCGGTTGACCTGGTTGTCCTGGGTGGCGCTCGGGTTGGAGCCGCGCACGGACTCCGTCACCGCCCACACGCCCGAGGCGATGGCCACGTCGCTGACGAGCACGCCGTCGATGACGTAGAGCGGCTGGGAGGAGCCGTTGATGGTGGACACGCCGCGCAGGCGCATCTGGATGCCGCCGCCCGGGGCGCCGGAGTTGGATTGGATGTTGGCGCCGGCCACCTTGCCCTGGAGGGCCTGGTCGACCGTCTGGGACGGGGCGCGGTTCATCTCCTCCGCGTTCACGGACGCCACCGAGTTGGTCAGGTGCTTACGGGCCAGCTCCGAGGCGCGGCCCACCACGACCATCTCCTCCGAGAAGATGTTGTCGAGCGCGACGTTCACCTCGCGCTGGGCGGGGCCGACGCGCACCTCGCGCTCGCCGTAGTCCTGCGAGGAGAACAGCAGCGTCACCGAGCCAGGGGGGACGTTGGGCAGCGTGAAGGTACCGTCCAGCTCCGTCTCCACGCCCTGGGTGGTGCCCTTGATGATGACGCGCACCAGGGGCAGGCCCTCGTTCGTCAGCCGGTCCGCGACGCGGCCCTTGACGACGCGACTCACCACGTTGACCGGAGCGGGCGTCGCCGCCGGAGTCTGCGCGGTGGGCGCATCGGCCGCCGGCGCCGGGGTGGCGGGGGCCGCGGTCGCGGGAGCCTGCGCCGCCGGAGCCTGAGGCTCGGGAGCCGGCGGGGTCGCTTCCTGGGCCATGGTTTCCAACGAGAAGAGTGCGATCACGCACCCCGGAATCAACGCTCTTTTAAGCGTCATTCGGATCTTTCCTCGCAACGGTGGGAACGGCCCCCCCTGCAGGTGCCGTGGGCGCGAATCGTCTCTGGGTGAACTGAATCAAGTCAATGGCAAGGCTCGATTTTCAAGAAAGTTGGCCAAATCCATCCGAACGGCAATATTCCGAAGTCGTACCGAGTGCGTCGTGTCGCGAGTCCGGACCGGGCCCTGTCCCCTCGGTGGACGCGGTGCTACAGGTCGCAACAGCCCGGCGGGGCGGCGGCTCGCGTCCTATGAGGGAGCCCGTAGGAGGTCGTGGCCGCGGCGCGTTGGCTCAGGTGGACGTGGCCTCGCGTCATGCACACGACGGGTGTGTAAGGGCATGAGGAGCCCGCGTGCCCGCCAGCCCCGCCGAGCATGTCGCGCGGGTTCCGTGAGGGCCTCACGGGCGCGCGGGGAGGGGCCGCGGGTCAACGCCTCGGGTGGGCCGCGCGGGCTCCGCGAGGGCCCACAGGGCGCGTGCGGGCGCGTCGGCGTGTTCTCGGGTTCATGTGCCGGGCCGCGCGCGCGTGGCGTCGAGCGCCGCGTCCATGGGGGCGAGGTGCTTGCGGGTCAGTGTCCCGAGTCGGCGGTGCGTGGGTCGTCGAGCGCGGCGTCCACGGGGGCGGCATGCCGGGCACGGGCTTTCTGGATGACGTCGTTCAGGAGCGTGGCCAGCTCGTCGTGGAGGGGGCGGTTGTCGTTGGCGCCGTAGCCGCGCAGCGGGATGATTGCGCCGTCGACGTGTCGGAGCGCGAGCAGCCAGGTGCGGGTGCGTGAGCGTCCGGTCTGCCGGTGGGTGTGGACGAAGGCCTCCTGGAGGGAGGTCACCGGGTGGGTTTCGGTCCGGTTGCGGAGCGGGGCGCGGCGCTGGACGTGGACCTGGCCGGAGCGGACGTCGACCACGCACTCGGTCTGCTCGAAGCCCAGGATGCTCATGCCCCAGCAGAGCGCCAGGAAGGCGGCGGAGAGCCCCAGCTCCCACGAGGGCCAGCTCATCTTGCCCAGGACGATGGCGGCCCCGAACACGAGGGTGAGGATGGCGATGACGGCCATGAAGCGGTACGGCGGCCGGCCTGTCTCCACGTGGACGTACTCCGGAGTCTGCGCCAGGACCTTCATTCCACCTCCCACCCGAGGGCCGGCCAGCCTACCCCGAAGAGCCGCGCCGGGTGGGAGCCCCCCGGGCACTCGTCTGGATGCCAGGGGCGGGGATGGGCGCGCCGTGCTCCCGGGTTTCCCACGGTCAGCCGGAGATTTCCGGCCCCGTCCGCCCAAGTCGGGGGCCCAGGAGCGCCGCCAATGGTTGGCGGGTCCAGGCGCCCGGCGAGACTTGTTGCCCCCGGGGCCGGCCCTCCCATAAGAGACGCAGCGGATATGGCGATGAACGAGCGTTACGAGCCGCAGTCGATCGAAGGTAAGTGGCAGGCCCGCTGGGACGAGGCCGGCATCTTCCGGGCAGGCAAGCGCCCGGGCGCACCGAAGAAGTACATCCTCGAGATGCTGCCGTACCCCAGTGGCAAGATGCACATGGGGCACGTGCGCAACTACCTCATCGGGGATGTGTACGCGCGCTACTTCCTGATGCGCGGCTTCGACGTGCTGCACCCCATGGGCTGGGACGCCTTCGGTCTGCCGGCGGAGAACGCGGCCATCAAGGACGGCGTGCACCCGGCGGTGCGCACCGCGGAGAACATCGCCTCCTTCAAGAAGGAGATGAAGAGCCTCGGCTACAGCTACGACTGGGAGCGCGAGGTCAACACCAGCCAGCCCGAGTACTACCGCTGGAACCAGTGGTTCTTCATCAAGATGTTGGAGCGGGGGCTCGTCTATCGCCGCTTCAGCAAGGTGAACTGGTGTACCGGCTGTCTCACCGTCATCGCCAACGAGCAGGTGAAGGACGGCAAGTGCGAGCGGTGTGATTCGCCCGTGGTGGACAAGGAGATGCCCGAGTGGGCGTTCCGCATCACGAAGTACTCGCAGGATTTGTTGGACGCGCTCGACACGCTGAAGGAGTGGCCGGACCGCATCACGGCGGCCCAGCGCAACTGGATTGGCCGCTCCGACGGCGCCGAGGCCGAGTTCCGCGTCCAGGGGCATGACGCCTCCATCCGCGTCTTCACCACGCGCCTGGACACCGTCTACGGCTGCACCTACGTGGTGCTCGCCCCGGACCACAAGCTCGTCGCCCAGGTCACCACGCCCGAGCGTCGCGCGGACGTGGACGCGTTCGCGAAGAGGATGGCGGCGCAGTCCAAGACGGAGCGGTTGGGCGAGGACGCGGAGAAGGAGGGCGTGTTCACGGGCGCCCACGCCATCAACCCGTTCAACGGGCAGCCGGTTCCCATCTGGATCGCCAACTTCGTCGTGAGCGACTACGGCACGGGCGCGGTGATGAGCGTCCCGGCGCATGACGCGCGCGACTT from Myxococcus stipitatus includes:
- a CDS encoding SusC/RagA family TonB-linked outer membrane protein; translated protein: MVSRVVKGRVADRLTNEGLPLVRVIIKGTTQGVETELDGTFTLPNVPPGSVTLLFSSQDYGEREVRVGPAQREVNVALDNIFSEEMVVVGRASELARKHLTNSVASVNAEEMNRAPSQTVDQALQGKVAGANIQSNSGAPGGGIQMRLRGVSTINGSSQPLYVIDGVLVSDVAIASGVWAVTESVRGSNPSATQDNQVNRIADINPNDIESIEVLKGASAAAIYGSKASNGVVIINTKRGRAGEPKVDITQRLGMYTLANKLGTRKFNSAQEVVDTFGEDALEYYTPGRNYDHEAELSGRRDLSSETIASVSGATGNTKYFASALLRNDEGIIANTGYEKQSFRLNLGQTIGDTVEVNVATNLIHSLGQRGLTNNDNASVSYYMVMPTAPSFVDLRADANGVFPRNPFVPNGSNPLQTAALTRNDEDVWRLIGSGDATIHLWKTDENHLRLLANAGVDRFQQENRLVFPPELNFEPVDTFPGTSLYGTSQVRNLNGGINLVHTYRPASRVLSATTSGGVQFEERRIDTTYIVSRNLNAGQPGVDSGTVIGVRDNAQHVRDRGYYLQEEVITLDERLTLVGAIRAEQSSANGNTNKLFLYPKLASAYRIPSFHPLVNELKVRLAYGETGNQPTYGMKFSGMSALGNVQGTPGLVGTGVAGDPNIRPERQREIEAGVDAMFLGGDLVAELTVYQRAISDLLLQRTLPGSTGFTTQFTNGGSLRNRGIEAMLQVTPVRGNFEWTSSATFALNRSKVTSLPVAPFAAGGFGNSLGSFFIQEGASATQIVGNMGVDENGRPIVKKIGDTEPTFTLGFANTLKYGDVSLSFLWHWQQGSDIINLTRFLYDDAGTSEDYVSRGRQRATDWANSNASVYVEDATFLKLREVTIAYNLPKSWVSAIPKLQTARLSVSGRNLLTFTSYSGLDPEVSNFGNQAIARNIDVAPFPPSRSFWTSLDVGF